Proteins encoded by one window of Anaeromusa acidaminophila DSM 3853:
- a CDS encoding phage major capsid protein, which translates to MNKILELREKRAKLWDSTKAFLDSRRNENGLLSAEDTATYEKMEADVVSLGKEIDRLERQAVLDLELSKPTTAAITNKPSQHQETEKTGRASSEYKAAFWKAMKNKNSFDVQNALQVGTDSEGGYLVPDEFERTLVEALQEENIFRQLATIITTSSGDRKIPVVATKGTASWVDEEGAIPESDDAFGQVSIGAYKLATMIKVSEELLNDSVFNLEQYIAKEFGRRIGAKEEEAFFVGDGTGKPTGIFNATGGAGVGITTASATAITIDEIMDLFYSLKSPYRKNAVFVTNDATVKAIRKLKDGNGQYLWQPSLTAGQPDTILNRPLKTSAYVPAIASAAKTIAFGDFSYYWVADRQGRSFQRLNELFAVNGQVGFRATQRVDGKLILAEAVKVLQMKA; encoded by the coding sequence ATGAATAAAATACTGGAACTGCGCGAGAAGCGCGCTAAGCTTTGGGACAGCACCAAAGCTTTTTTAGATTCCCGGCGCAATGAAAATGGTCTGCTGTCGGCTGAAGACACGGCTACCTATGAAAAGATGGAAGCCGATGTGGTGAGCTTGGGTAAAGAAATCGACCGTTTGGAACGTCAAGCGGTTTTGGATTTAGAACTGTCCAAGCCTACCACCGCTGCCATTACGAACAAACCCAGCCAGCATCAGGAGACAGAGAAAACCGGCCGGGCTTCGAGCGAATACAAAGCGGCCTTTTGGAAGGCAATGAAGAATAAAAACAGCTTTGATGTGCAAAACGCTCTGCAAGTGGGAACCGACTCGGAGGGCGGCTATTTGGTGCCGGATGAATTTGAGCGTACTCTGGTGGAAGCCCTGCAGGAAGAAAACATTTTCCGGCAACTGGCTACGATCATTACCACTTCCTCGGGGGATCGTAAAATTCCGGTGGTCGCCACCAAGGGAACTGCTTCCTGGGTGGATGAAGAAGGTGCGATTCCCGAGTCGGACGATGCTTTTGGTCAGGTTTCCATTGGAGCCTATAAGCTGGCTACGATGATCAAGGTGTCCGAGGAACTCTTAAATGACAGTGTGTTTAATCTGGAGCAATACATTGCCAAGGAGTTTGGCCGGCGCATTGGGGCGAAAGAGGAAGAAGCCTTCTTTGTTGGTGACGGGACCGGCAAGCCTACTGGTATTTTCAATGCCACTGGCGGTGCCGGCGTGGGAATCACAACTGCCAGCGCGACTGCCATTACTATCGACGAAATTATGGACCTGTTTTATTCTCTAAAATCACCGTATCGTAAAAATGCCGTATTCGTCACCAACGACGCCACGGTCAAGGCCATTCGCAAGCTGAAAGACGGGAACGGCCAGTATCTCTGGCAGCCTTCGTTGACGGCGGGCCAGCCGGATACCATTTTGAATCGTCCGCTGAAAACATCGGCCTATGTTCCGGCTATCGCATCGGCGGCAAAAACTATCGCCTTTGGTGATTTCAGCTATTACTGGGTGGCAGACCGGCAGGGCAGATCTTTCCAACGTCTTAACGAACTCTTCGCGGTAAATGGGCAGGTTGGCTTTAGGGCTACGCAGCGTGTCGATGGCAAACTGATTCTGGCCGAAGCCGTCAAAGTGCTGCAGATGAAAGCGTAG